ACATTTTCTACTACTGTTCCTTCAATAAAATTCACTTTAAAAATAGTATTGCGATTCAAGTTTTGTTCAGATAAGTGATATAGCTGGACAGCAATAACATATGGGTATTTTTTTACAAATTGATCTAACAACTTTGAAAGGTTATCTTGTAGACGATAACTGCTTAATTCTGTATTAGCATGGACCAAAATTTCCATTTCCGATTCTAATCTTGTTCTTAAGTTATCAATCTCCTCATCTTTTCTATTCAACCAAACCCTAAATAATATGATAAAAACTACTCCAAGTAACAACAACCAGACAATTGATATTTTACGTTCATCTATAAATGGCTTTAACCAATTTTCATAGAATAATTTAGCTTGATCTGAATTTTCTACCCATAAATCAAAAATCAAAATAAAAGCTAAGCTCAATACTATGTAAACATATTTCATTATCTCTCACCTTCCACTACTATAATAGCAGATAACATAGTTTACCTAACAAAAAATTCCCAGCAACTTGCAACTTCATCTAAAATAGGTATAGAAATACGGAGGCTATCATATCTATGAATTGATAGCGATGGATTATATATATATCAGTTACATGACAATCAGAACTTTAGGTTTTCTATTACAGTACATCTAGCAAATCATAATAAAGATAAAGAGCTTGCTGCAATACTTACAAATATTCAAAGAATTACATTTATTGAATCTGGTCAATATTATGATAGATGGAATGTTTACTAGATAGTGTTCATATACATATCCAACAAGATTTAATCAAAGAGCCTATTAATAGAAAAAGGATACGGGAAAGGAACATATAAAATACTATGTTCCCTTGTTCCTCTCATCACTTTTAACTTGTCGTTCCCTTCCAAAGTCGAGGTTTGATTGTGGCATCTAATAAATCATTGCTTCATACTCTATTTTTCAATATTTTAGACACTTTATCTTCTACTCTCTTTCTGAAATCTTCGTTTTCACATAGAATTGTTTTAATTTCTTCTTTATTCCTTTCAAATACAGGATTAAGGATTTCATTAATTACTTACTTTAAATTTTCAAGTTCATCCTTATTCAATTTCATATCATTCCCTCCACTCTACTTTCGGTTGGTGTATCACCCATAAACCTTCCCTTCCTCTGCCACCATATCTTTTTTAGTCAAATCAGCCATCTCTTTCTTACGAAGCTCATATGTATTCACAAGTAGTGCGGCAGTTCCTAGTTTTGCCTCTAAGGCCATTCTTGATAGTTCAACCTTTATCTTTTTATGATTATTCAGGTGAATTATGGTTTTGTTTTGTACTACCGATATTTTCAATACATGCTGATTAGCAACCCATATGCAATTAGGAGATTCCGGTGAGCATAATGGCACCATACATAAACTGTCCATTCGGCTAATTAGAATTGGAATCATTTTTTTGCCTTTTAAGATGGTTAAAGCTGATTGTTTTCTTCCGGACATGCTGCAACCATAATAATCACAGCTTTCTTCAATAATCTTCTTAGGACTTCTTGGAACCCTAACTACTCGATACCTTTCAATAACAAGACTATGAAGATCAGCCGTTTCTGTATAAATCGGTAGAATTGCCATTGTATTTTCATAAATAATATATGTATCTTGTGTTAACTCTAACAAATTGTTTTGAATCTTTTCCATGACCTGTCATCTCCTTTTAATAGGTTACATCTTTTCTTTTCAAAAGGAGTTGGATATAATACCAATATAGTTGGATTCTATCCAACTTCTTTCCGCCCTTAAGTACTTTTCTCGTCCAAAGAATCTAGTACTTAAGGGTTTTTCTATGTCCTTTTATCCCATCCCATCACATCACCTCCTTAATCTCAATTCGACTATACCATTGCAAAAGCTGCTTAATGGTTGCTGGCTCATTACTTAAGAAATATAAATTAGCTGCATGTCGATAGGATCCCTTAAATTGTCGCCAATCTGCATGATGTGAGGACCAGTCAATTTCTGCTAAAGTCTTCATTCTTGCTTTCATAAAAGATAATCGTGTTTCAAGTGGTTTGTGAATCATATCTTCGTTTACAAAATAAGCAATGCTGATCATAACTGGAAAGCTTGCTAGCATAGTATGTTGGTAGTTTCCAATCTCTTTAGGCTTTTCCCATAAAAAGATTTCGTTGATCCAGCTATTGACCAACTCGACATAGTCTTGTTCTTTTAATAGATATTTCTGAGTGTTTTCTTGATTTGATAGTATATGCTTTCCAGTTGTAAAGATATTTACAAGCTGCCTTAATTGTGAAAGTGATAGGAAGTTTTTATTTGTTGGTCTAATCACTGCGCGTTTCTCCGTTTCAATTCCCGCTTCTTTCATTTGGCTATTTGTCTCTAGTATTCTATTTGTAATGATATTATCTAAATGTCTTGAGTCATACTCTATTAGTTTAGAAAGGGCAACTTTCTTTCCTCTTGTATTAAAATCAATATATAACTGATTGCATTGCTCTTCTGTTAGATCATG
This genomic stretch from Metabacillus sp. B2-18 harbors:
- a CDS encoding competence protein ComK, which produces MEKIQNNLLELTQDTYIIYENTMAILPIYTETADLHSLVIERYRVVRVPRSPKKIIEESCDYYGCSMSGRKQSALTILKGKKMIPILISRMDSLCMVPLCSPESPNCIWVANQHVLKISVVQNKTIIHLNNHKKIKVELSRMALEAKLGTAALLVNTYELRKKEMADLTKKDMVAEEGKVYG
- a CDS encoding DNA sulfur modification protein DndB, producing the protein MNAKQTIEYMTLPYLAKQFEEDHIILRTSMKEHVQALRKYMINGMDKKRVFLPMIVANKTSEGKLQIIDGSTRVRAIYSLYQSLQNKEDDEKHTKAKVYFENSSLGIQVFHDLTEEQCNQLYIDFNTRGKKVALSKLIEYDSRHLDNIITNRILETNSQMKEAGIETEKRAVIRPTNKNFLSLSQLRQLVNIFTTGKHILSNQENTQKYLLKEQDYVELVNSWINEIFLWEKPKEIGNYQHTMLASFPVMISIAYFVNEDMIHKPLETRLSFMKARMKTLAEIDWSSHHADWRQFKGSYRHAANLYFLSNEPATIKQLLQWYSRIEIKEVM